One part of the Tunicatimonas pelagia genome encodes these proteins:
- a CDS encoding RICIN domain-containing protein, with the protein MKNIQTTISTLATLVLIFCGFVVHATDYWVKTNGNDNTGNGTEAKPWRTVKYATTRVTNPNDRIRVGAGTFKESTMTLASGVDLIGNGKSSSSRTVLSFTSETLIYGRDLDGNRIAHLEINGNQRTGSNGLFVRDVQDFTVEHVAFNWISNTSLLLRGELTNVTVDRCDFYNFVKAGIDYGTAFVANRSKGIYITNSSFVQDVHPNPSNPSERVGVGIQFYGGRHWLDEIAAHLVEDLIVDNCTFEIFPGQFPFSLEYFNITLKNSEIRNCTFIHSQISLSSPHAPRFAPEPITNAIRVHHNRWEMNDNASFVWSCMETRQFYLEFDHNYINGSSFSMVFNNAGSSQNESHQSYHHNVFNMYYPRTFCRMNGPATDWKFFNNTIYSTYSGNINNQPFLFEGDPGEWTNFQIKNNILEYALPGKVRLFKTNNVNAPGLEVTNNTYQNVDMNHSRVTGNYNERAGLLLSGSKPYPFFEIDDASFAHDRGVDVGLPFSGNAPDIGAYEVQSDVSGSVAGTYKLIARHSDKALAVDTNPATNGGFSNARSNGVNVFQYGTNDAENRQWEITPVGEGYYKIVSKYSGKALDVRSWSTANGGNVQQWAYNDNDNQQWKIEPSGEGYYTLTARHSGKVLDVWTESTEDGANVQQWTSFDKANQQWQLVRINDTNARRTTSVGKTGLAEEVPGVDKQLTLYPNPAHSEVRVQLFDEQSAAQLRVLDLTGRVVLEKWLARSQTVGIQTLPKGLYTVLVRQGAVITTQKLLIE; encoded by the coding sequence ATGAAAAACATCCAAACCACGATAAGTACGTTAGCTACTCTGGTATTGATATTCTGCGGGTTCGTAGTCCACGCCACCGACTACTGGGTAAAGACCAACGGCAACGACAACACGGGCAACGGCACCGAAGCCAAGCCCTGGCGTACGGTAAAGTACGCGACCACCCGAGTGACGAACCCCAACGACCGGATCAGAGTCGGAGCCGGTACCTTCAAGGAGTCCACCATGACCCTGGCTTCAGGGGTAGACCTGATTGGAAATGGCAAGAGCAGTAGTAGCCGAACAGTGCTATCGTTCACCTCAGAAACTTTAATCTATGGCCGGGATTTGGACGGCAACCGAATCGCCCATTTGGAAATCAATGGCAACCAAAGAACGGGATCCAATGGTCTCTTCGTCCGCGATGTCCAGGATTTCACCGTCGAGCATGTGGCGTTCAACTGGATCAGCAACACCTCCCTTTTGCTACGGGGAGAACTTACCAACGTGACTGTTGATCGGTGCGACTTTTATAACTTCGTCAAAGCAGGAATTGACTATGGTACGGCTTTCGTGGCCAATCGTAGCAAAGGCATCTATATCACTAATAGTAGTTTTGTACAGGACGTTCACCCGAATCCATCTAATCCGTCGGAACGGGTGGGAGTAGGTATCCAGTTCTACGGGGGAAGGCACTGGTTGGATGAGATTGCAGCGCACTTAGTAGAAGACCTGATTGTGGACAACTGCACCTTCGAGATATTTCCCGGTCAGTTTCCGTTTTCCCTTGAGTACTTTAATATCACGCTCAAGAACAGCGAGATTCGTAACTGTACCTTTATTCATTCGCAGATTAGTCTGAGTTCGCCGCATGCTCCCAGGTTTGCCCCGGAACCTATCACGAATGCTATTCGAGTGCACCATAACCGCTGGGAGATGAATGACAATGCCTCGTTCGTGTGGTCATGTATGGAAACCCGACAGTTTTACCTAGAGTTTGACCACAACTATATCAACGGCTCAAGCTTCAGCATGGTGTTTAATAATGCGGGAAGCTCTCAAAACGAATCTCATCAGAGTTATCACCACAATGTGTTCAACATGTATTATCCCCGTACTTTCTGTAGAATGAACGGCCCGGCCACCGACTGGAAGTTTTTCAACAACACCATCTACTCTACCTATTCCGGTAACATCAACAACCAACCCTTTCTGTTTGAGGGCGACCCCGGTGAGTGGACTAATTTTCAGATCAAGAATAATATTCTGGAGTACGCCCTGCCGGGAAAGGTTCGCTTGTTCAAGACCAATAACGTGAACGCACCGGGATTGGAAGTAACTAACAATACGTACCAAAACGTGGATATGAACCACAGCCGGGTCACGGGTAACTACAATGAAAGGGCGGGTTTGTTGCTTTCCGGCAGTAAGCCTTATCCCTTCTTTGAGATTGATGATGCCAGCTTTGCCCACGACCGCGGAGTGGACGTGGGTCTTCCCTTCTCAGGTAATGCACCTGACATTGGGGCCTACGAAGTTCAGTCCGATGTATCTGGTTCGGTAGCGGGCACTTATAAACTAATAGCCCGTCATTCGGATAAGGCCTTGGCGGTAGACACTAACCCGGCCACCAACGGTGGGTTCAGCAACGCCCGTAGTAACGGGGTAAACGTGTTCCAGTACGGCACCAACGACGCTGAAAACCGTCAGTGGGAAATTACCCCGGTGGGGGAAGGCTATTATAAGATCGTCTCCAAGTACAGTGGCAAGGCCCTCGACGTGCGAAGTTGGTCGACCGCGAATGGGGGCAACGTACAGCAGTGGGCCTACAACGACAACGACAACCAGCAATGGAAGATTGAGCCCAGTGGTGAGGGCTACTATACACTCACGGCCCGTCACAGTGGTAAAGTATTGGACGTATGGACGGAGTCGACTGAGGACGGGGCCAACGTGCAGCAGTGGACTTCCTTTGATAAGGCCAATCAACAGTGGCAACTGGTTAGGATAAATGATACCAACGCTCGTCGGACAACCTCCGTAGGCAAAACTGGCTTAGCTGAGGAAGTGCCAGGAGTAGACAAACAGTTGACTCTCTATCCCAACCCAGCGCACAGCGAAGTGCGGGTACAGTTGTTCGATGAGCAGTCAGCGGCTCAGCTGCGGGTATTAGATCTGACCGGTCGGGTAGTGCTAGAAAAATGGCTCGCCCGAAGCCAGACGGTGGGTATTCAAACCTTACCTAAAGGACTCTATACCGTTCTGGTACGGCAGGGTGCAGTTATCACGACCCAGAAACTGCTGATCGAGTAA
- a CDS encoding glycoside hydrolase family 9 protein: MRKLQLTFLLLTVGSASFAQLADRDYADLLTKSILFFEAQASGPDVRSYSSFDWRGPSHTTDGQDLSLDLTGGWYDAGDHVKFNFPMAQAVYNLATLYVDRRDEVDATGNRNLLLKQLRWIGDYMIKCHPEPNKYVIQVGEGTVDHSFWQKPEDNTYERTSFMADLSNPNTNLACANAAAFAALSMAFRGGDETYSATLLQHARELYDFGYNYQASYNKSSTVDGGPLPGNPYLSRPTGEFAFYKDNNGYQDEIMVGAAWLYRATGEQRYRDEAQAAFQQIGNYVGGWAPGWGDHQYEGAYQMAKATGESRYLSAVERYVVAISNGSEGKRSPGGMWQPAAVNTGTGFALPLSLAAASLAYRYAELVGSSNDSYNSARDFAFGQVNYALGSNPANRSYVVDYGNNPPRKTHHRGAHDPTAGQIDCCPEFDTNTLTGALVMGPRLDDVYSNRRSDVPATEPALGNNGFLALVGVLMVTETGDTAQPVAQSPFGNNGAPWPVTDGTTLQAENYDRGGQGVAYNDNTPSNNAGNQYRNDGVDIGSTGGGATYVGWIQTGEWLEYSISATAGTYDLQIPMASPQDGRRMRILVGNETFTELGVAELDTNTDSFDEFRMVTVPGVTLSGGEQILRLEMLNGSFNVDAIQFVTSGPDPDPNPTANVRVRVRMRNGNSDQLQLRINDQTVKTWTVSGSSYQEYTHSVSSGGNVKLYFPDNGTDMEVDWLQVEGTTYQAEAQEVNTATWQNGSCGGSFSQTMFCEGHIDFGTISVGDGGGSGSGNIVVRARGNCGSEVMQLWVDGSEVLSETVSTSYTNYTYSGYSGGTIQVVFTNNDNTGCDRNLYVDYVDVCGSRIQSESSAVTQTSTWTNGDKQILFTNGDNNYGNPGCGSNARQSSEVSKVSLSGEKETNQGENFTLYPNPARGEVQLRLPNQEQPAVLRVLDLTGRVVLEERVQRSQTINIRTLPRGLYTIRLQQGKVTTSEKLLIE, from the coding sequence ATGAGAAAATTACAACTGACTTTTCTTTTATTGACTGTAGGCAGTGCTTCTTTTGCACAACTCGCCGATCGCGATTACGCCGACCTACTCACAAAATCTATTTTATTCTTTGAGGCACAGGCCTCTGGTCCAGATGTCCGCAGTTACAGTTCGTTCGATTGGCGCGGGCCTTCCCATACCACCGATGGACAAGACCTTAGCCTCGACCTTACCGGTGGATGGTATGATGCCGGAGACCATGTCAAATTCAACTTTCCCATGGCTCAGGCGGTCTACAACCTTGCCACGCTCTATGTAGATCGTAGGGATGAGGTGGATGCCACGGGCAACCGCAATCTATTGCTCAAACAGTTGCGCTGGATCGGCGACTATATGATAAAATGCCATCCCGAACCCAATAAGTACGTGATACAGGTGGGAGAAGGTACGGTCGACCACTCCTTTTGGCAAAAGCCTGAAGATAACACCTACGAACGAACAAGCTTCATGGCCGATCTGAGCAATCCGAACACCAACCTGGCTTGTGCCAACGCCGCCGCCTTTGCTGCCCTAAGCATGGCTTTTAGGGGGGGAGATGAGACCTACAGTGCAACCCTGCTACAACACGCCAGAGAGTTGTATGACTTTGGATACAATTATCAAGCTTCGTATAATAAGTCGTCTACCGTAGATGGTGGCCCGCTACCGGGCAACCCCTACCTCAGCCGCCCTACGGGTGAGTTTGCTTTTTACAAGGACAACAACGGGTATCAAGACGAAATCATGGTAGGGGCTGCTTGGCTGTACCGGGCGACCGGGGAACAGCGCTATCGTGATGAGGCCCAAGCTGCGTTTCAGCAAATAGGTAACTACGTCGGCGGGTGGGCTCCCGGTTGGGGCGATCATCAGTACGAAGGAGCCTACCAAATGGCGAAAGCTACTGGTGAGAGCCGTTACCTGAGTGCGGTGGAGCGTTATGTGGTGGCCATCTCTAACGGTAGCGAAGGCAAGCGTTCACCCGGCGGTATGTGGCAGCCCGCCGCAGTGAATACCGGTACCGGTTTTGCGCTGCCACTGTCGCTGGCGGCTGCTTCCCTGGCCTACCGTTATGCCGAACTGGTAGGCAGTAGCAACGACAGCTACAATAGCGCGCGCGACTTTGCGTTCGGTCAGGTAAACTACGCACTGGGCAGCAATCCGGCCAATCGATCCTATGTGGTTGATTATGGCAACAACCCGCCACGAAAGACGCACCATCGGGGAGCTCACGATCCCACCGCTGGCCAAATCGACTGCTGTCCCGAATTTGATACTAATACCCTGACTGGTGCTCTGGTAATGGGACCCCGCCTGGACGATGTCTACAGCAATCGGCGGTCAGACGTACCTGCTACCGAACCTGCCCTGGGCAACAACGGCTTTCTGGCACTGGTAGGGGTACTAATGGTCACCGAGACCGGCGATACCGCCCAACCAGTAGCCCAATCTCCCTTCGGTAACAACGGCGCCCCCTGGCCAGTGACCGACGGTACTACCTTACAGGCCGAAAACTATGACCGGGGCGGACAAGGGGTAGCCTACAACGACAATACACCTAGCAACAACGCTGGCAACCAGTACCGTAACGATGGTGTAGATATCGGATCCACTGGTGGTGGTGCCACCTACGTGGGATGGATACAAACCGGCGAATGGTTGGAGTACAGTATCTCGGCCACCGCGGGTACCTACGACCTGCAGATACCCATGGCCAGCCCCCAAGATGGTCGGCGTATGCGCATTCTGGTAGGCAACGAAACATTTACGGAATTAGGTGTTGCCGAACTGGATACCAATACCGATAGCTTCGATGAATTCCGTATGGTAACGGTTCCGGGGGTAACCTTGTCTGGGGGAGAGCAAATTCTTCGGTTAGAGATGCTAAACGGGTCTTTCAACGTAGATGCCATCCAATTTGTGACCAGCGGCCCTGATCCCGATCCTAATCCGACGGCTAATGTACGAGTACGGGTGCGGATGCGTAATGGCAACTCGGATCAGCTACAGTTGCGGATCAATGACCAAACGGTCAAGACCTGGACCGTAAGCGGTAGCAGCTACCAAGAGTATACCCATAGCGTGAGCAGCGGGGGCAACGTGAAACTCTACTTTCCCGACAACGGTACCGATATGGAAGTGGATTGGCTACAAGTGGAAGGTACGACCTATCAAGCTGAAGCCCAGGAGGTGAACACGGCCACCTGGCAGAACGGCTCCTGCGGGGGCAGCTTCAGTCAGACGATGTTTTGCGAGGGTCACATCGACTTCGGCACAATCAGCGTCGGTGACGGCGGGGGCAGCGGTTCGGGCAACATTGTGGTACGGGCGCGGGGTAATTGCGGAAGCGAAGTGATGCAACTGTGGGTAGACGGTAGCGAAGTACTGAGCGAGACGGTGAGCACCAGCTACACCAACTATACCTACTCCGGTTACAGTGGGGGTACCATTCAGGTAGTGTTCACCAACAATGACAACACCGGTTGTGATCGTAACCTGTACGTAGACTACGTAGATGTATGCGGTAGTCGCATCCAGAGCGAGAGTAGTGCGGTGACGCAGACCAGCACCTGGACCAACGGTGATAAGCAAATCTTGTTCACCAACGGGGACAACAACTACGGTAACCCTGGCTGTGGCAGCAACGCCCGCCAAAGCAGTGAGGTGAGCAAAGTCTCTTTGTCTGGAGAAAAAGAAACAAACCAAGGCGAGAACTTTACGCTCTATCCAAACCCGGCTCGGGGGGAAGTGCAGCTTCGTCTGCCGAATCAGGAGCAGCCCGCCGTACTACGGGTGCTGGATCTGACTGGTCGGGTGGTGTTGGAAGAGCGGGTACAGCGAAGTCAAACGATCAATATCCGAACCCTCCCCCGAGGACTCTACACCATCCGCCTACAACAGGGCAAGGTAACCACATCGGAAAAGCTATTGATAGAATAG